DNA sequence from the Colletotrichum destructivum chromosome 9, complete sequence genome:
TCGATTTCCCCAATGATGCCTTTGGTGAAGTCGTGACGGCGGTATGCAACCTGTTGGAAAGAACAAATGAGGACAAGCAGAAGGTGGACAAGCAGAAGGCAGAGAACGCAAGCCAGCCACAATCACCAACCTCTGGGGGCATGAAACCACCCCCGATAGGTCAACACCGGCGAGTTCTCAGCATCTcgaccgccgcggcggccggtcCGAACCAAGAAGATCATTTTGCGCTGGCGAAGCTAGGCGATATCGCCACGATCAACATCGACCGCCTGTTGACGTACCCGCCCGATGTCTCTGGATGGACACCGCTGACGACTGAGCTCATTCACATCCTCAACTCGGCATCGGTGAACGCGTCGGTGAGACTGCGTGCTGCCGAGATTCTGGTCAGACTCGCACTTGAATCTGCCAACGTGGCTGCAACGATGGAGCGAGAGCAGTGCGGAAGCGTGCAGCTGCTATTGCTAGAAGCCCTCCGCGATGCTCTTCTGCCACTGCAGCAAGAAGACAGGGAGGTGACCGTCGCCAGCCACGGTACGGATGTGGAGATTCACAAGGTGGTTCTCGAAGGGCTCAAGAACCTGCTTGAGAACTGCGGCGAGACGCTCGTCAGCGGATGGGAGATTGCTTTCGAAATCATCGGCTCCATCTTCATCGACAAGaagttcgccgccgccaccgatGAGCGGAGAGTCTCGCAGGCCATCATCCTCACGACGCGGTCGGCGAAGCTTGTCCGGTCTTCTTTCAACTCCCTTCAACTAATCTGCTCCGACTTCCTAGCGTCTTTGCCGAATTCCTGCTTTCTCATACTCGTTGATACCCTTTACAAATTCTGCTCACAAGACGATGACCTCAACATTGCTCTGACGGCAAGTTCTCTTCCGCACCgctttgacgacgacgcctgAGCTAACCTTTCGCAGACCGTCACCTTCTTCTGGGTTCTGTCAGACTTCCTCTCGGGCAAGACCGAGAGCCTTCCCATCACGGCCGACCTGATGCAGGACTCCAACATCTCTGACCTAACAAGCCTGGCGGCGGACCCAGAACACATTGCTTCGGACGCCGCTCTATGGATGCTGTTGCTCCTGAGGCTTACTACCGTTACCGCCGACGGACGCCTGGAGCTTCGTAATAGTGCAATCCAGACCCTGCTGAGGATATTCGATGCGTATGGCGATAAGCTAAGCCCGGAAGCCTGGTCCATCTGCGTCAAGTCTGTCGTCTTCAAGCTTCTGTCGTCGATTGAGGATGAACTCCAAGCCGCCGCGGGCGAGAGTTCGACACACCACGACCGCCGAGAGTGGCACGAGACTGCGGTCGTCGTGTTGAATGGCATCTCGGAACTTTTAGCCAGCTACATGGAGCCCCTTTCCGCCCACTCGTCCTTTAACGCCCTGTGGCAGGAACTCCTCGGCCACTTCGCGACTCTGCTCGACTTCAAGGTCCTGAACATCAACACGGCCACCTACAAGGCTCTCGGCAAGGTCATCAGCCTCGACTACGATCCCGGCAGATCCATTTTCGACACCAGCACCGTCAACGCCGCTTGGGAGCTCTGGTCACGAGGGACGCCAATCTCattggacgaggaggacggcaagaAGACGGACAACCAGAACTGCCTGATCGCATACGTCGCCACGTTCCACGACGTATACCAGCTCGTTCAACAGGACTTGACGGTTGACCAGGTCCGTCAGATGTTGACCCTCTTCCGCGAGGCCCTGCAACAGGCCACCGTGGGAGCTTACGTGAACGACATTGAGTACGTCACGCCGCTGCAGAACCAGgtgctcgaggccatcaaagTAGTACGGACGGATCTCGCAGGCGTGCCCTCGGCCATGATCTCTCAGGTGGCAGAGTTCGTTCGACTCGCCTTCAGCGAAGACGCACTCAGAGCGCAGAGCCCAACGCAACGAAGAACCTATGTGGCCATGTCCAAGGCCAGCATGTCGATTCTGCAGACGCTCGTGCTCCGCAACGCGTCCGATGCCGACATCTACGCCAGCGAGGCCTTCTCCGCGGCGCTCTCGGCACTCTCCAAGCCAGTGGTGCTCAAGTACGGCTtccccatcgtcaccaaGTCGACCCAGCCCTGGCGCCTGGCCACGGACTCGATCCTCGCGGTACTGGAGGCCACGCTCCCGCAGATGCGCGCCCTGGAAGTCCCGCGGCCAACGCTCCAGGTGATATGGCAAATGATTATCGAGgtcgccaacggcatcgTCAGCGCCGACACCAACGCCGCGCCGGCATCGGCTGACCTCTCGGACGACGAGTCCTTTGACATCGCATCCTTCCACAAGCTCCGCGAGCTCATCATCCCCtcgctcggcgccgaggcggttCCCGACAAGACGCGCCAGGCGTACGCCGAGAGCCTCTTCCGCACCTCCATTATACACGCGCCCTCGCCCACAGAATCGTCCCTCATATTCGGACCCAACGGTACTTCGGATAATaccatcaacaacaacaagaacgGCCTCGCTGCCCTCTACAAGAAACGCACCGGCCGCACCGTCGACCCGCTCCCGACGCGGCGCGACCGGATGGCATACGTCTGCGTCGATGAGCTCTTCTCGCTCGTCTCGGCCTACGACGTCTCGAGCCTGCGCATCGTCGTgcagccgccgacgccggcgttcccgccgccgcggtcAGCGACGTCGCACCTCTCGGAGGCGCCGCAGGCGCTGCACGTGCGCATCGCGCGGTCCGCCTCGCCGTTCCTCATCCTCCGCGCAGCGCTGACGATCCGAGCCTACATCGCCGACCAACCCTTGCGCGGCCGCATGCCGCAGCCGCTGTCGCAGCGCAAGGAGCTCCTCCGCGTGCTGCGGCAGCTGGTCGACCTGACGTCCGAGTCGGACGCCATCCCGGACACGCCCAACGTCAACAGCGACGGGCGGAAGCACCTGCTACGGCTGTACCCGCTTCTCGTGAGCGCCGTACAGGTGGCGGGCGGCTCGGGTGACGAGAGCGTCCTGAAGCTCTgcgccgaggcgctcgaggtcgtcggtGGCGAGCTGGGGGTTTGAGGGCCTTTTGTGTACTATTATTTACTTCGATCATGAGTTAGACAGCCAGCCAGtaagcaagcaagcaagtAGTAGTAGATATCATCAAGCATCAGGAATTTCAAGGGACGTTTTTAACTTCGTGATCCCGTGGATGCCGACTTAACACCATGCATGCACCCATCTGCAAAAAAATCAACATGTTGAATCCTATCCTGCAGCCCTTGACCATTACATATCCCGTCCATCCTGGGACCAAGGTCAACGACATCCAAACAGCCAGATCCCACCTTGTCCCGACCTTGGCCCTTCTGTTCCTCCATCATGTCCTCTAAACGCCGATCTAGCTGAAACGCAGCACGTGTCCAAAGCTTCATGCCGCTGTCTTTCGGTATGGTGTGATGTATCATGGTTGGGTTATTACTAGCTACCCCCGAAAGACGTGTGTCTACCTACCAAGCATGTATGCCCTTGTTCGCATCACGGGCTCATGTGGCACTCAGTCTGCCTTCCTCCAATTTTTATCTTTATTCTTCTTTGCCATGCCCTGGCTGTCCGATGCTCGGGCTTGGTGCCTGCACCCATCATGGTGGCGATGAGTGTCAGGTCGACTTTAGCCGGGCTCCGTGGCGTGTCCATGGGTTCTGGGACTGAGTGCCTTCACAGATGCCATTTCGGCTAATGTAGTTTCCCGGGTCAGGTATCCTTGCTAGCGAGGGCTACCGCGAGGTGCAGCGGCTATTTGGGACGAAGAGGGTGTGGCGAGGCAAGGCACTTGGAGAGGGCTGCCGGAAGGGGCATGACGATATGATTCGAGATGGTCTCGTTAATAGTTCGCTAGGTCTAGATGTTTGGTAAACAATGGCAGCAGACTAGGGAATGGATGAAGGATTAGAGAACGCCCAGGGTGAGCTCCaaaagccccccccccccccccccccccagatTCGGAAACGTAGCCTGATTGATGCACTTCTTTCGCGTCCAACATGGGTCGGGTCACAAGACATCGCCGGGCTGGCGCATGGGGAGAAGTTCTTCGACGTGTCCGGGCGAGCGAGTAGTGCTTGTATCTGTCAAGCAATCGGTGCCAACCCACGCCCATGTGTAGCGCGGTACGGATACTGCCATGCAGACAGGGCGAGATCAGCGCATCCCGATGGTGCTCGTTCTCTGGCTGGATCGACGGTAGATTGTTGCCGAGTCGAAAGGATGACCCGCCACCACCGAAGCGACCAACGACGGATCGTgggatggctggctgggagAGCTTATCGAGTCGGGCGGGCAGAAAAGACAAACAACCCCAGACTTTCCCCGGATCTCCACCATGCGGCCAGAGTTGGCGGTGTTGGGCGCCTAGCAAACATCCACAATGGACCCCATTTCTCCCGGGCGGCGAGTTCATCGTACACACCATTGCCGAGCAGTGAAGATAACcttgcacacacacacacacaacaccTCTTAGGCACCTCGACTCTTGTCCGCACTTAGGAGACTCAGGGTCTTTCTGCGGAGGCGTCGCATTCTTCGGGTCCTAATCTCGGTAGGGATGCCGTAGATTTGAGAAACTTTCGACGGGACTGCTCTCAGGCGTCGTGGGTACACAGCAGCATGACAGGCAAATGACTGAGCTAGTCTCGATAAGGGCTTGGGCAGCCCACCCCCTCAGACAACAGCACGAGGCCGGACCTGGCTTCCGGAAGGATGCTTCCTTCGCCCGCTTGTGCCGTTCAGGCCGTTCGTGGCGTCCCACAGTCCACCGGTTCTTTGCACGAGAGTCTGCTGCCCCCCGCGGTTTGCTTATTGCATTGTCACGCGTGGATGGGCAGCGCTGTCAACCCGATGAGCGACTGACTGTATGATCAAAGAGACGATCTGGAGCGAAACGAGACTGATGGGAGAGATAGGCAACTTCGTGAGGGGTGGTACGTACGAATTCCCACCTGCCTCTCAGAGGGATTCAGCAAAACACCATTGCGGGCTCAATGAGTCGATGACTGCTGCATATTACTGCTTGGTATGTTCCATCTCCCAGTCCGGGGGAGTGAAGCATAGCTTGCTTGTATTCATTAGTTTGTGCGGCACAGATGCACGCCACTCACGCCCGGGACAAGGGTTGACAGGGGGTTCGAGGAGATGTCGTACCGCTGATTCGTAGGTTGGGCCTGGCTGCATTACGAGACGATTTGCTCAATCAATCCACTGTTCCTGTGCCACGGATACTGGTCTGGTGGTTCTCAACACATGAAGTGTGTGGTCTGTCTGTCGAAATGGTCATCTCCGTGCCGTTTGCGTGGCGACGCGACTCTCAGGGATGGGGACCAGGGGGTGTCATATGGGAGACAAGCCTATGGGTCGAGTATTGCAAGTTAAACCCCACAGAGTGTCATCCCGAAGAGTCCCAGAAACGACCTGGAGTTGCATTCAGCGACTCTGTTGGCTGGCGAATCCTTAGATGGAAGCCTCACCGGGACAGGGTAAAATAAACCAGTGCCAACATCAGGCATCTCCGGTCCGTCGGCTCATTCGGTTCAAGGCTATGTATAGCGATCCGTGAGTTGGAACTATGTCGTCCATGTCAGTCGTTAAAATAGAAGACGACTGGCCATGTCGCCGCGGATCCATGCTTGTTGCCTGCGAGGTTGGCAATTCTACCGTGATCAAGACAGTTTCCCCGGTCGAACGGGAGCGACAAGAGAGCTATCTTCGCGGACTCAGCAGGGTCGTACTGAAGACGCCAGAAAGGAGGTCGTCCGGGATGCCTAGAAGCCTGGCCTGAGTAAGCTTCTGCCAGTGCGGGACAAGACGCGAACCAGCCAGCCCCCAGAGGAGTATGCCTCATTGGATTGTCGAGGCGCTAGCGCACCAGAAAAGGGTCGCATAGACCCTGTCTGGCCACGGCGAGATGCGGCCGACGACTGCACGGCAAATAAGCACATGTGGCGTCGCAAGGACTCGCGAGAAGGGCCGTCTGGAAGAAAAGGCCGGCAAAAGAGCAGTTGCATTTAACCACTGGTCGTCGATTGGTCGGATGCCTTCACCGGCCTCGAAGGGGGCAAGGGAAAGCTGATGGGTGCGAGAGATGGATTTATGCCCAAAATGGTGTATACTTTAGGGGGGACCATGGTGGAAACGTACGCGGGAGTTGTCGGTGGGGTAAAAAGCTAGACGGGCACCTGAATAGCATAGTCGAAAGCTGTGATGGTGGTGGGCTGGGTGTTGTGACTGGACTCTTGCCTGGGGGGCAGCCATGCGGGCGTGAGGCGCGGGATATGATAGCTGGCTTTAGCGAGGCGAATGGTAATAACATGAGTCCATTGCCGGTTGGTCGCCGTGGTCAACAGTCGCACTATATCTGTCATGCCTGACTGGCGAACCCGTCGTAGGGTAAATGGTTTTCGCAATATCGGGTTCCGAGCTGATGGTCAAGTCTCTCGTCTGCAACGTGTTTGTAGTTTACAAGCGTTTCTTTAGTGGGACGCTGCTTTGAAACTGTCCAAAGTACCAAGGGACAAGGCTGTAATAGAAATACAATTTGCGAGGTGAGCTGTGCTGACCGGATGTCGAATTGCCGTCCTAGCATGGGTTCGTCTCCAGATGGACACGCCTGGCCAACCTATGTCGATTTACCACAATCACTCTGCTCATCTTTACCCGCACGCTGTCAACTCGTGCTGCCGTACGCCGCACCCTTTCCCCACCCCCGGATGCCTCCTGCATGAGGGGGTTCCGAATGGGGCGAAAACACTAGCTCTCCGGGGTCAGCAGCCGTGCAGATCGAGTCTCGAGAGTAACGAGACTGCTCCCCCAGACTGCCCCCATGCTGATGGCGGAAAAAATGCCAGGGGTAGCAGAGGGGGAGCTGTGGAAAAGGGACATATAAGTTCTCGACCCGGACAGCGTTCGTCCACGATCCACTCCGCTCCTCACCCGCAAGTCGGCCAATTCAACTTCGACACTCTCCCTGTCAGACGCCTCATTCACTTTCTCCACTGGTATCCAGAAAGCCAACCATCAccatggcgaagaagacTATTGTCTCGCAGCAGGTCGTCGCCAATGTCGACGTCGCGCAGGCCGAGGCGCCGCGCTTCGAGAAGGTCTACTGGACCAAGGAGCCCCATCTCCGCAAGCTCTACTTCTCGACAGTCTTCCTCATGGTCGCCTCGGCCACCACGGGCTACGACGGCATGCTCGTCAACACGTCCCAGCAGATGAAGCGGTGGAAGGACTtcttcggcgacggcgtctcggacaacaacaagctcggcatcctcatcaACATGTTCAACATCGGTTCCATCATATCCTTCTTCATCACCCCCTATGTCGCCGATACGTACGGCCGCAAGGTGGCCATCGTCAGCGGCTGCTTGTTCATGATCGTCGGCGGTGCCATCACCGCCTTCTGCAACGGCTGGGGAAGTAAGTTTCCGAACTTGACGAATCCGTGGCCGTGGAATACAGACTGATTTTCGTTCGCAGTGTACGTCGGCGGTCGATTCATCCTTGGTTTCGGCAACTCTCTGGCACAGATGGCGTCGCCCCTCCTTTTGACCGAGATCTGCCACCCTCAACACCGTGGCCCTGTCACTGCCGTACGTGCATGccctttttcccctttttcttcccgtTTCACAACCCCAGTCTGAAAACAGACGCAATACGTCTGTTTTGGTGATTTGATGCTTCGTCTGTATTGGCgatgtgttgttgttgtgtcGAGGAAAGGAGGAGTAGCTCCGTAGGGCCCGTTTAGGACGGAGCACCTCGCACTCCCATCCTGCCTGCGCCACACACTCACCTGCCACACCCACTGCATCGCGCCCGCGCCACATATACCCCACCTCCACAGATCCACAATTCCCGTGTCTCCACAATTCCCGCAGGCACTAACTTGGCGATGGTAGATCTATAATTGCTTGTGGAATTTGGgcgcgctcgtcgtcgcctccaTTGGATGGGGAACCTCGTACATAAACAACGATTGGTGCTGGCGTTCAATTACCTTCATTCAAATCGTGCCGTCCGTCATCCAGCTGATCGGCATCTGGTGGGTCCCGGAATCGCCGCGCTttctcatcaacaaggaccGCTCCGAAGATGCGCTCGCAGTCCTGGCCAAGCaccacgccggcggcgattTTAACAATGCCACAGTCCAGTTCGAGTACCGCGAGATGAAGGAGACAATCACAATGGAGAGAGATGCCGAAAAAACGACGAGTTACGCCGACTTCTTCCGCACCAAGGGTAACCGGTGGcgcctcgccatcatcatctccctCGGTGTCATCTCGCAATATTCAGGCAGTGAGTTTCTACTTTTTCTATTACTCTTTCTAATATGCATAATCACTACAGTTTCCCCGAGACTTTTAGTCTGACGTAATCTCAAAACTCACCATCCAAaacccaccacccaccatcACCACACTTCTCCCACGACCCTGGCTTTGATATAACCTCAAAACTAACCAATCCAGATGCGTTATTCAGCAATTACATGGATGCAATCTACGAGGGCGCCGGTATTACTGAACAAAATCAGAAGCTCGCCATCTCGACTGGCAAGTCGATACTCGATTTGTCGTGCTCCATCGGGGCCGCGCTGACCGTGGACTAtttcggccgccgcccgctctTTCTCGTTGCAATCAGCGGTATGGTAGGCTCCTTCGTCTGCTGGACAATCACTGGCGCTGTGTTCGAAAACTCAGGCGCCACGAACCAGGGTTCTGGTTACGCCCAGCTGGTCTTCATCTGGATCTTTGGCATCTTCTACGACATTGGCTTCTCTGGCTTGCTCGTGGCCTacgccctcgaggtcctTCCATTCCATTTGCGTGCTAAAGGAATGATGATTATGAACATCACTGTTCAAGCCATCCTGGCCATCGGAAAGTAAGTCATCTATCCCTAGTCGGGCGAATGGGGCCGGTATCGGCCCCACTCGGTCGGTATTAGTAAGCGCTCTTGGCCGGCCAAGTCGGCCGGCCGACCGCGGCAGTCCCTATGACGTCCACCTCCTCGATTGTTTCCTTTTGCACCAGCTGACTGATATCCTCCCCTACTACAGCCAAACAAACAAGGTCGCGTGGGACAACCTCCCGAACCACTGGAACTTCATGCTGTTCTACACTCTCTGGGACTTTTGCgagctcgtcttcgtctACTTCTTTTACGTTGAGACCAAGGGCCCGACGCTCGAGGAGATCTCCAAGATCtttgacggcgacgccgccattGGCCAGGTCGACCCGGCCCagatcgagaaggagattCACGCCGACCaccacgaggacgacatTAACACGCGTGCCGCGCGCagcgagaagacggccgccTGAGGGCTTTTTTTTGCGGCTTACGGTCGATACTGATTGAAAAAGTGAAATACACAACAAAAAAAACTCCCTCGTACACTTCGAacccctctccccttttGTAATGCCCCGCTTGGATTCTTCTGATCTAGCTTTTGTGTGGTGGGATGTAATGCTGGCCCGACGCTTCGGTCGGGCTTAGGCTTGGAAACGATTATGATACCAGAGGTTTCTCGCGACGAGTCGTGTGTCGCTCTCCTCCTTGCAGACAGGGCGGCTTTCACCTCGACTGAGCGGCGCCTTATCCCCCCCCCGAACACTCTCGTTTCCCCAAGTAGCCGTTCAATACCCGCGGGCTTGGTCTCGTTGTGAGACTGGCCCGCATCAATATGATCTGTTGCTTTTGTACATATTTCGCTTAGTCCTTCTGCCAATGTGTGCCGAGAAAGCCAAGAGAAGAAGCTAATCCTCGTGAAGCTTTCGCCAACCCCCCTTCTCACTTTCTTGGTGCGATTTCTCTCCGATGACACATTAAACCCCCATCCACCCCTGAATCCCCTAACTAGGTGTTCAAGAACGCTAGCGCCGGTAGCCGTCGTCAACGTGTGTGGGAGTCTCGTGGAGGCGACTTACATTGGTGGGATTTTGGGGATGGGGGCTGCCGTGTCGTACGTATACAGACTACATGTGTGACCGTCGGTCCCCTCCTCGTTGCCGCGTCGTTCAGCTTGGCGTTAGATTCGGCGGCGGGTGTGTCCGGcgggccgcggcgccgcgtGGTTGCCTCCCATGGGTAGTCTTGGAGTGGGTGCTGCACGTCAAGCCGAAGGGGAGATTGCCAGCTTTGGCTCCTGGGCTCCTAAGATTCAGGAGACAAGCCCACTAAGCCCACTGTAGCTATGTGAGTAGGCGCTGAAATCTCACCCACCGCCAACCGCAGTCGATCGATCCTCCTTTAGATGCCCGCATCCCTATCAGCAACATAGCTGTCTGAGATGAGAAAGATCGTATCACCGACTCATTCATGTTCACTCATCCTCACCCTCCCTCATTCTTCAAAACACTCATCACACCCCCCGCTGATAACCTGCTTGATGAGTGAGTGGCCTTGTCTCGGTTGTCGAGACATAGGCTGCTCGTGTCATCGCCCTTCAATCACGTCGTCCACTTCAATGCGTTGACACAATTTTGCATCGATTCTCTGAGCTACACTACCTGCATTGTTTGGTATCTTGTGAGAAGCTTCCTCGCTTCTGATCTGGTCGAAACTGAATAAAACGGCCAATAGTGGCCTCGACATCCCATACTCCATTACGCCAAAAGGCCTGCTGGCCCTCTGCGGCTTTGTCCAACAGCATATTTGCTTGCCACGGTTGCCACATGAGCCTTCCCAGAATATCCTACCGCAGTTTACAATCGTCAACAGCTCAGATTGAGTCCATGTCCATACTATCGGCCATTGACTCGGCATACGATCCGAACTGCGTCTGTtccagcgacgacgagctggaagCGCCCTCCAACTCATTGGTGGTGATGGACTGGAGCGCCTTCTTGAActtctcgagctcgcccTTGAGACGCTCCCTGTTATGGGCCGtgtcttcgtcctcctccatcagACGAGTAAAGACCGTGTCGTCGTGCCCACCGGCCAAgccgagcttcttctcaAGGAAAAAGTCAAGATCTTGGACGATCTTGGGCATCATTCGCGATGTGATGGACAGACAGACCGTGTCCGCGAAGCGGAGGGCGGAGAGCATGTAGTAACCGCGAACGTAGGCGGCCACCTTCAACTCCTTGTCGAAGGGGTCGGATCCCATCTTGGTCAGCTCGCTGTtgtgcttcttctcctcgctgTGTCGCTGGTCCGGTGTCATCTTGTCCCAGTCATGGAAGTCGGACTGCTCGCCCGAGAACGCCTGCCAGCGCATAACATGGCGATAGCGCGTTAGCACTAGGCTTTCGGAACGCTCGTAGTCTTCAAACGCTTTCCGGTTGACGGTGAACAACTGGTGGGTTTCCATGTCGAAGATCTCCTTAAGAAAGGCCATGGCCTCCGCCCGTCGCACATTCAAGAACTCGTTCATGAGCGCCTTAGACTCCTTGAAAATCAGCCGCTTCTTCAGGGACCCAAAGGCCTGGTTGAGCGCGTAGTCGACGATCTTCTGCAGTCGGCTCATAGTCTCATGCAGGAACGTGGCCATCGGCTTGTCCCAGTCCCGCACTGCCTTCTTGCAGAGGTCTTCGTACACCTCATCGGGAACGATGCTAGGCAtgccggccttggtcttggctCTGATGTCGTCACGAATTTGAGCCAGCGTCCGGAATCCCGCGCCGTAGTTGAAGTACTGCTGGAACGAGCCAACAagaggcgccggcgggggcggccTTCTGCGGGACGGagttgatggcgtcgagccACCGTCTTCCGTCTTGATAGCAGCCGAAAAGGAACCACCGTTGACGGTAGGTCGCTGTCTCT
Encoded proteins:
- a CDS encoding Putative mon2/Sec7/BIG1-like, dimerization and cyclophilin-binding domain-containing protein — protein: MTTQLLATELTNLIQESKRKHNDLRQAAEKSLEELKGLRGANEAQAANELAQRPNFVNPFIVACGTKNAKFTGIAIVCLQRLIVARALPRGKLNQVLEALREATSAGLDVQLKILQALPSLLQNYATDLKGDLLITALNICFILQTSKNAIVNNTSAATLQQLVVSVFDKVVTEDKTAPSGPPAGEAPAGDGTVELRAAALDAHRIFNDLCLMTENQRPEYLRFSGLPQTFGLELIESVLTNHAAVFSTHKEQAHILQVRVMPFIISALKGKPNFATSVRLVRILYTLLRRHINILPSESGDALDILTHLLDQETAIWKRALCLEVFRGIFSEHALIRRIFVNYDAKEGEKDVLKHLTATFVRLSTEKPSVIGLGHQSTIPVADPYASIASSTDQAMLEASGVTGIISGSVNADGSNIGISTQWSTVRVPCIDQLDKTEAPSVPESYIYSLTLSCISSLSEGLAKFILPLTVPGDGRNRKRSVKPEPERDSSVPPQEDAEVSRTALERAASFKKNPVPLNPLALEDHPLHNEVKICATIIEECWPAILATCSTFLYAAMDSEYYHSLVRAFQKFAHVAGLLQLSTPRDAFLTTLGKAAVPPNVFTACLNAGAARPAPPTPTTEAPNSILSNARGLLSVDSLVTQSSPAVDRGRQQGLEASQMTLNTRNLLCLRALLNLGIALGPTLGSSWRIILETLQQADFVLFSTSKTPGRTPLATKGIDHHAESEANALLSNFGSEVRAVETAASRLIESTIDFPNDAFGEVVTAVCNLLERTNEDKQKVDKQKAENASQPQSPTSGGMKPPPIGQHRRVLSISTAAAAGPNQEDHFALAKLGDIATINIDRLLTYPPDVSGWTPLTTELIHILNSASVNASVRLRAAEILVRLALESANVAATMEREQCGSVQLLLLEALRDALLPLQQEDREVTVASHGTDVEIHKVVLEGLKNLLENCGETLVSGWEIAFEIIGSIFIDKKFAAATDERRVSQAIILTTRSAKLVRSSFNSLQLICSDFLASLPNSCFLILVDTLYKFCSQDDDLNIALTTVTFFWVLSDFLSGKTESLPITADLMQDSNISDLTSLAADPEHIASDAALWMLLLLRLTTVTADGRLELRNSAIQTLLRIFDAYGDKLSPEAWSICVKSVVFKLLSSIEDELQAAAGESSTHHDRREWHETAVVVLNGISELLASYMEPLSAHSSFNALWQELLGHFATLLDFKVLNINTATYKALGKVISLDYDPGRSIFDTSTVNAAWELWSRGTPISLDEEDGKKTDNQNCLIAYVATFHDVYQLVQQDLTVDQVRQMLTLFREALQQATVGAYVNDIEYVTPLQNQVLEAIKVVRTDLAGVPSAMISQVAEFVRLAFSEDALRAQSPTQRRTYVAMSKASMSILQTLVLRNASDADIYASEAFSAALSALSKPVVLKYGFPIVTKSTQPWRLATDSILAVLEATLPQMRALEVPRPTLQVIWQMIIEVANGIVSADTNAAPASADLSDDESFDIASFHKLRELIIPSLGAEAVPDKTRQAYAESLFRTSIIHAPSPTESSLIFGPNGTSDNTINNNKNGLAALYKKRTGRTVDPLPTRRDRMAYVCVDELFSLVSAYDVSSLRIVVQPPTPAFPPPRSATSHLSEAPQALHVRIARSASPFLILRAALTIRAYIADQPLRGRMPQPLSQRKELLRVLRQLVDLTSESDAIPDTPNVNSDGRKHLLRLYPLLVSAVQVAGGSGDESVLKLCAEALEVVGGELGV
- a CDS encoding Putative major facilitator, sugar transporter, major facilitator superfamily, which gives rise to MAKKTIVSQQVVANVDVAQAEAPRFEKVYWTKEPHLRKLYFSTVFLMVASATTGYDGMLVNTSQQMKRWKDFFGDGVSDNNKLGILINMFNIGSIISFFITPYVADTYGRKVAIVSGCLFMIVGGAITAFCNGWGMYVGGRFILGFGNSLAQMASPLLLTEICHPQHRGPVTAIYNCLWNLGALVVASIGWGTSYINNDWCWRSITFIQIVPSVIQLIGIWWVPESPRFLINKDRSEDALAVLAKHHAGGDFNNATVQFEYREMKETITMERDAEKTTSYADFFRTKGNRWRLAIIISLGVISQYSGNALFSNYMDAIYEGAGITEQNQKLAISTGKSILDLSCSIGAALTVDYFGRRPLFLVAISGMVGSFVCWTITGAVFENSGATNQGSGYAQLVFIWIFGIFYDIGFSGLLVAYALEVLPFHLRAKGMMIMNITVQAILAIGNQTNKVAWDNLPNHWNFMLFYTLWDFCELVFVYFFYVETKGPTLEEISKIFDGDAAIGQVDPAQIEKEIHADHHEDDINTRAARSEKTAA